The following coding sequences are from one Epilithonimonas vandammei window:
- a CDS encoding IS5 family transposase: MVGCLLLKHLYNLGDETLASAWIMNPYMQYFCGRVFFEHQFPCDPSNFVHFRKRIGEKGIEKIFSYSVRMHDAKTSTSNFVLSDTTVQENNTTFPTDAKLCKKVIDYCNKIAENEGIKQRQRYTKVSKQLVRNTYNGKHPKRAKLARKSQRQLKTIAMRLIRELERNFTAEQQEFYRESMELYTKAVTQKRNDTDKVYSLHKPFTRCIAKGKAHKQYEFGNKVGLVTTSNKGKKIILGIKAFLQTPYDGHTIEPLLEQMETGGQQLPKELVYDRGGKGKSEIKGVKISIPGVPRKTDTAYQKHTKRKKFRTRAAIEPIIGHLKSNFRLAQNYLLGETGPQINALLSATAWNMKKMMEILKEKIFFYFSNLIRLLFNRNILNEKLKMAAC; the protein is encoded by the coding sequence ATGGTGGGCTGTCTGCTTCTGAAACACCTTTATAATTTGGGAGATGAGACCCTTGCTTCCGCCTGGATCATGAACCCCTACATGCAGTATTTTTGCGGGAGGGTTTTCTTTGAGCACCAGTTTCCCTGCGACCCGAGTAATTTCGTCCACTTCAGGAAAAGAATTGGAGAAAAGGGGATTGAAAAAATCTTCTCCTACAGCGTAAGGATGCACGATGCAAAGACCAGTACATCGAACTTCGTGCTGTCCGACACTACCGTTCAGGAGAACAACACCACTTTTCCCACCGATGCGAAGCTCTGCAAAAAAGTAATCGACTACTGCAACAAGATAGCCGAAAACGAGGGCATAAAGCAGAGGCAGAGATACACGAAAGTCAGCAAGCAGCTGGTGCGCAACACCTACAACGGCAAACATCCCAAACGTGCAAAACTGGCAAGGAAATCCCAAAGGCAGCTCAAAACCATCGCCATGAGGCTGATACGCGAGCTTGAACGCAACTTCACGGCAGAGCAGCAAGAGTTTTATAGAGAATCAATGGAGCTCTACACCAAGGCGGTCACACAAAAAAGAAACGACACCGACAAGGTTTACAGCCTCCACAAGCCATTCACCCGGTGCATCGCCAAAGGAAAGGCTCACAAGCAGTACGAGTTTGGGAACAAGGTCGGCCTGGTAACCACTTCCAATAAAGGGAAAAAAATCATCCTCGGCATTAAGGCATTTTTGCAGACGCCCTATGACGGACACACCATCGAGCCGCTTTTGGAACAGATGGAAACGGGCGGGCAGCAGCTTCCAAAAGAACTCGTCTACGACCGTGGCGGAAAAGGAAAATCAGAGATAAAGGGCGTAAAAATCTCTATTCCGGGCGTGCCGAGAAAAACAGACACCGCTTACCAGAAACACACAAAACGCAAAAAATTCAGAACCAGGGCGGCAATAGAGCCCATCATCGGGCACTTAAAATCCAATTTTAGGCTGGCTCAAAACTATCTCTTGGGAGAAACAGGACCGCAAATCAACGCATTACTATCTGCAACGGCGTGGAACATGAAGAAAATGATGGAGATTCTCAAAGAGAAAATCTTTTTCTATTTTTCAAACCTTATCCGCCTGCTCTTTAATCGGAATATTCTGAACGAAAAACTGAAAATGGCGGCTTGTTAA
- a CDS encoding OmpA family protein has protein sequence MSADETVMNGIEFDLNCDRIKPNNSPILNSAISYINSNNGSYEVIGATDTRGSESYNQNLSERRANNVKQFLISHGANSAKLQAKVNGNWI, from the coding sequence GTGTCAGCAGATGAAACAGTTATGAACGGTATTGAATTTGATCTTAACTGTGACAGAATTAAACCTAATAATTCGCCGATCTTGAACAGCGCAATTAGCTATATCAATTCTAATAATGGTTCATATGAGGTAATTGGTGCAACTGATACGAGAGGCTCTGAAAGTTACAACCAAAATCTATCTGAGAGAAGAGCTAATAATGTTAAACAATTTTTAATTTCCCATGGCGCTAACTCTGCTAAATTGCAAGCTAAAGTAAATGGTAATTGGATCTAA
- a CDS encoding winged helix-turn-helix transcriptional regulator gives MKTECIGDFVKLNGKTYPCTVSLTMDLVGGKWKAVILYHLKDDEKRYNALRKEIPSITEMTLSLQLKQLEKDGLVSRKVHGKKPPVKVIYSLTDFGKSIIPVLEAVTKWGNRVVEEKGEFISAERPIY, from the coding sequence ATGAAAACAGAATGTATAGGCGATTTCGTAAAATTGAACGGTAAAACTTATCCCTGCACAGTAAGTTTAACTATGGATTTAGTTGGCGGAAAATGGAAAGCCGTAATCCTTTACCATTTAAAAGATGACGAAAAGAGGTATAATGCACTTCGTAAGGAAATTCCTTCTATTACCGAAATGACTTTGAGTTTACAGTTGAAGCAATTGGAAAAAGACGGTCTTGTGTCAAGAAAAGTTCACGGTAAAAAACCGCCTGTAAAAGTCATTTACAGTTTAACCGATTTCGGTAAAAGTATTATTCCTGTTTTGGAAGCTGTTACAAAATGGGGAAATAGAGTTGTAGAAGAAAAAGGAGAATTTATTTCTGCTGAACGTCCTATCTATTAA
- a CDS encoding porin, giving the protein MKRKLSLLAFAMLGAVSTLHAQEETETKNPLIISGYAEVYYQYDFNNPENNTRPGFVYSHNRNNEVNLNLGFVKANYETERLRANIALGVGTYMNSNYAAEPGVLKNVYEANVGVKISKNKNLWIDAGVMPSHIGFESAISKDCFTLTRSMLADNSPYFESGAKISYTSDNGKWFVSGLVLNGWQRIQRVDGNSTVAFGHQLTYKPSEKITLNSSSFIGNDKPDSIRQMRYFHNLYGSFQISKKFALITGFDIGAEQKAKGSDHYNIWYSPVVIAKYSPTEKFSIAVRGEYYSDEKGVMIATGTANGFKAFGYSVNADYWILPNLVWRTELKNLNSKDDIFINRDNNLKSNSLMAVTSLAVSF; this is encoded by the coding sequence ATGAAAAGAAAACTATCATTACTGGCATTTGCAATGCTTGGCGCAGTTTCTACACTGCACGCTCAGGAAGAAACTGAAACTAAAAACCCTTTAATAATTTCTGGTTATGCAGAAGTGTATTATCAGTACGATTTTAATAATCCTGAAAACAATACAAGACCCGGATTTGTGTACAGCCACAACAGAAACAATGAGGTGAACCTTAATTTGGGATTTGTAAAGGCAAACTACGAAACGGAAAGATTAAGAGCTAATATAGCATTGGGAGTAGGAACTTATATGAATTCAAACTACGCCGCAGAACCTGGAGTTTTGAAAAATGTTTATGAAGCCAATGTTGGGGTAAAAATATCAAAAAACAAAAATCTCTGGATTGATGCTGGTGTAATGCCATCACACATCGGTTTTGAAAGTGCCATCAGCAAAGATTGCTTTACGTTGACAAGAAGTATGTTGGCAGACAATTCTCCTTATTTCGAAAGTGGGGCAAAAATCTCTTACACCAGCGATAACGGAAAATGGTTTGTCAGTGGTTTAGTTCTAAACGGCTGGCAGAGAATCCAGCGTGTTGACGGAAATTCTACGGTGGCCTTTGGACATCAATTAACATACAAGCCGTCTGAAAAGATCACTTTAAACAGCAGTTCTTTCATCGGAAATGATAAACCGGACAGCATCAGACAAATGAGATATTTTCATAACTTATACGGAAGTTTCCAGATCAGTAAAAAGTTCGCCTTAATTACAGGTTTCGATATCGGTGCAGAGCAAAAAGCAAAAGGAAGCGACCATTATAATATTTGGTATTCTCCGGTTGTAATTGCTAAATATTCTCCGACAGAGAAATTCAGCATTGCTGTAAGGGGCGAATATTACAGCGATGAAAAAGGTGTAATGATTGCAACAGGAACAGCAAACGGATTCAAAGCATTTGGTTATTCTGTGAATGCGGATTATTGGATTCTTCCCAATCTGGTTTGGAGAACAGAACTTAAAAATCTAAACAGTAAGGATGACATCTTTATCAATAGAGATAATAATTTAAAATCAAACAGCTTAATGGCAGTGACTTCACTGGCGGTAAGTTTTTAA
- a CDS encoding HAMP domain-containing sensor histidine kinase, with protein sequence MKIKTKLNIGVGLLFVMIIVLSILSAWYINQLKKDTNNILVANYNTLEYSRNMLLALEEVNSDPLAFDVFEKHLEKQRKNVTEPGEKEATEKVVTHFVALKKNPENSALKSSIRKDLTELMQLNMAAIQHKSSIADDTAQNAITMISIVGMLCFIMAFILMVNLPSNIADPIRQLTVSIKQIANQNYKERVHFESSSEFGELARSFNTMAEKIQEFSESKIEKILKGKKRIETLIDNMSDPVIGIDENRKILFINDEALTITGLKRENCLGKLIQDVAVTNDLVRTIIKDIIEPENRTKNEVMKIYAYGKESYFEKDIVDINILPTGEQSTQFIGQVIMLHNVTPLKELDVAKTNFIGTVSHEFKTPISSIKMGLQLLENDKVGLLNPDQLNLVNGIKDDTNRLLKITGELLDIAQLESGSIKLNIKPSKISDIVDYATEANRASAEQKNIRLITRIDSDLKLVSADLEKTSWVLNNLLSNAVRYSYENSEIIIEVKRETDKIIFSVTDTGQGIEPQYVSKVFERYFRIPGTKKEGTGLGLSISKEFIETQGGTLKVKSEYGAGSIFTFELSAV encoded by the coding sequence ATGAAAATAAAAACAAAACTCAATATAGGTGTCGGTCTTTTATTCGTTATGATTATTGTATTATCTATCCTCAGCGCCTGGTACATTAATCAGTTAAAAAAAGACACCAACAATATTCTGGTTGCCAACTATAATACACTTGAATATTCCAGAAATATGCTTCTTGCCCTAGAAGAAGTAAATTCAGATCCCTTAGCTTTCGACGTTTTTGAAAAGCATCTTGAAAAACAGAGAAAGAATGTAACCGAGCCTGGAGAAAAAGAGGCTACAGAGAAAGTCGTAACACATTTCGTTGCACTAAAAAAAAATCCTGAAAATTCAGCTTTAAAATCATCCATCAGGAAAGACCTGACCGAACTGATGCAGCTTAATATGGCAGCTATTCAGCATAAAAGCTCAATAGCAGATGATACGGCGCAGAATGCAATTACGATGATTTCAATTGTTGGAATGCTTTGTTTTATTATGGCCTTTATTTTAATGGTCAATTTGCCCTCCAATATTGCGGATCCAATTCGTCAGCTAACGGTAAGTATCAAACAGATTGCTAACCAGAATTACAAGGAGCGGGTTCATTTTGAAAGCAGCAGTGAGTTTGGTGAGCTTGCCAGATCTTTTAATACGATGGCAGAAAAAATACAGGAGTTTTCCGAAAGTAAGATTGAAAAAATACTGAAAGGCAAAAAAAGGATTGAAACCCTGATTGATAATATGAGTGATCCAGTTATTGGAATAGATGAGAACCGGAAAATTCTTTTTATAAATGATGAAGCTCTTACTATTACAGGACTCAAAAGAGAAAACTGCTTAGGAAAACTGATTCAGGATGTTGCGGTTACCAATGATCTGGTAAGGACTATCATTAAAGATATTATAGAACCTGAAAACAGGACAAAAAATGAAGTGATGAAAATTTATGCTTACGGTAAAGAGAGCTACTTCGAAAAAGATATTGTTGATATTAACATTTTACCTACAGGTGAGCAAAGTACTCAGTTTATAGGGCAGGTTATTATGCTTCATAATGTAACGCCGCTGAAGGAATTGGATGTTGCCAAAACCAATTTCATAGGAACAGTCTCTCACGAATTTAAAACTCCAATTTCCTCTATAAAAATGGGGCTGCAGCTACTTGAAAATGATAAGGTAGGGCTTTTGAACCCAGATCAGCTCAATTTGGTCAATGGGATAAAAGATGATACCAACCGCCTTTTGAAAATTACAGGCGAACTGCTTGATATTGCACAGTTGGAAAGCGGTTCCATCAAATTAAATATCAAACCTTCCAAAATTTCTGACATTGTCGATTATGCAACAGAAGCCAACAGGGCATCGGCTGAGCAAAAGAACATACGCTTGATCACCAGAATTGATTCAGATCTAAAATTGGTATCTGCGGATCTGGAAAAAACCTCTTGGGTACTGAATAACCTTTTATCGAATGCGGTTCGCTATTCTTATGAAAATTCAGAAATCATTATCGAAGTCAAAAGAGAAACAGATAAGATCATTTTTTCGGTAACGGATACGGGGCAGGGGATTGAACCTCAATATGTTTCTAAGGTTTTTGAACGCTATTTTAGAATACCGGGAACAAAAAAAGAAGGTACTGGGCTTGGTTTAAGTATCAGTAAAGAATTTATTGAAACACAGGGTGGAACACTGAAAGTGAAAAGCGAGTACGGAGCAGGAAGCATATTTACATTCGAATTAAGTGCAGTATAA
- a CDS encoding IS1182 family transposase — protein MLTKSKVVFKDYNPKENLLFPPNLSELIDDKHPVKIVSNIIDGLDIKNLIKTYKPGGTSSYHPKMLLKVLIYGYLSNIYSSRKMEQALKENIHFMWLSAMSRPDHNTLNRFRSERLKGEVKAIFTQIVLLLEKEGLVSLETTFVDGTKIEANANRYTFVWGRAIKKHQERIADQLEELWNYAESVAKEELQNTENIDFKEIDSEKVTQTIDKINEVLKDKKIPSKVRQKLNYAKKNWANNLDKYKKQQAILQARNSYSKTDTDATFMRMKEDHMRNGQLKAAYNLQISTNKQFILHYSIHPNPTDTKTLESHLKGFEDSYHKVPKELVADAGYGSEENYNLLKNNKIKPYVKYNYFRKDQKSGQITTSQNNPKLAKIREKAFKLLNTKKGIKLRKQRCHDVEPVFAELKHNKNFKRFMLRGKTKVEVEIGILAIAHNLKKMTKAA, from the coding sequence GTGTTAACTAAGTCAAAAGTAGTCTTTAAAGATTACAATCCCAAAGAAAATTTGCTTTTTCCTCCGAATTTGTCGGAGTTGATTGATGACAAGCATCCTGTGAAAATAGTTTCAAACATCATCGATGGTTTGGATATTAAAAATTTAATCAAAACCTACAAACCGGGAGGAACTTCATCTTACCACCCGAAAATGCTTTTGAAAGTATTGATTTATGGTTATTTGAGTAACATTTATTCAAGCCGGAAAATGGAACAGGCATTGAAAGAAAACATCCATTTCATGTGGCTTTCGGCGATGAGCCGTCCTGATCATAATACTTTGAACAGGTTTCGAAGCGAGCGATTAAAGGGTGAAGTAAAAGCCATCTTTACACAAATTGTTTTGCTCTTGGAGAAGGAAGGCTTGGTAAGCCTGGAAACCACTTTTGTAGATGGAACCAAGATAGAGGCCAATGCCAACCGCTATACTTTTGTTTGGGGAAGAGCCATCAAGAAGCATCAAGAAAGGATAGCCGATCAACTGGAAGAACTTTGGAATTATGCAGAAAGTGTGGCAAAAGAAGAACTTCAAAACACTGAAAACATCGATTTTAAGGAGATTGATTCCGAAAAAGTAACACAAACCATAGACAAGATCAACGAGGTGTTGAAGGATAAAAAAATACCTTCGAAAGTTCGTCAGAAACTGAATTATGCCAAGAAAAACTGGGCAAACAATTTGGATAAATACAAAAAACAACAGGCGATTTTACAAGCCAGAAACTCTTATTCCAAGACCGATACAGATGCTACTTTTATGCGGATGAAAGAGGATCATATGCGAAACGGACAACTCAAAGCGGCCTATAATCTACAGATTTCTACGAATAAACAATTTATTTTACATTATTCCATCCATCCCAATCCTACGGATACCAAAACATTGGAGTCTCATTTAAAAGGTTTTGAAGACAGCTATCATAAAGTTCCGAAAGAGCTCGTTGCCGATGCAGGCTACGGTTCGGAAGAAAACTATAACCTACTGAAAAACAATAAAATAAAACCTTATGTTAAATACAATTACTTCAGAAAAGATCAAAAATCGGGACAAATAACCACTTCTCAAAACAATCCGAAGCTGGCAAAAATCAGAGAAAAGGCTTTTAAACTTCTCAATACCAAGAAAGGCATTAAACTCCGAAAACAGCGATGTCACGATGTTGAACCTGTTTTTGCAGAGCTCAAACACAACAAAAACTTTAAACGTTTTATGCTTCGAGGAAAAACCAAGGTCGAAGTAGAAATCGGCATTCTCGCCATTGCCCACAATCTCAAAAAAATGACAAAAGCAGCCTGA
- a CDS encoding IS110 family RNA-guided transposase, producing MVNLEKKVVGIDVSSKFLTISFKNAQNQEIVMNIGNLKKDILSCLKKLDQKDYKIVVEATGSYSSKILYYAYSKGFDVYQVNPLTIKKYAEVRNLISKTDDEDAKLIRDFGEKMEICPFEPKKENLEFLEQELNLLQDLEQEKARFSLKLKSLRQKARLNKEVVKHYETLINNLQKEIEKLLKRLPKLEDEELQENKTLLKSINGIGEKTSLLLLVATNHFKSFEHSKSVSKYFGVAPRMYHSGNKKITIGKCRTTKEYIRSVLFICSWSAVKCNPQCKALYERILEKGKCKKLALIAVCNKLLRQAFGIIKSKNKYQLDFAK from the coding sequence ATGGTAAATTTAGAAAAGAAAGTAGTAGGAATTGACGTAAGCTCAAAGTTTTTGACCATAAGTTTCAAAAACGCACAAAACCAAGAAATCGTAATGAATATTGGCAATTTGAAAAAAGATATTTTAAGCTGTCTGAAAAAGTTAGACCAAAAGGATTATAAAATTGTAGTAGAAGCCACCGGTTCTTACAGTAGCAAAATCCTTTACTATGCTTATTCAAAGGGATTTGATGTTTATCAGGTAAATCCTTTGACGATTAAAAAATATGCAGAAGTAAGAAACTTAATCAGTAAAACTGATGATGAAGATGCTAAATTAATCCGGGATTTTGGAGAGAAAATGGAAATTTGTCCTTTTGAACCCAAAAAAGAGAATCTTGAATTTTTAGAACAGGAACTCAATCTTTTGCAGGATTTGGAACAGGAGAAAGCGAGATTTTCATTAAAATTAAAATCTCTGCGCCAAAAAGCAAGACTCAATAAAGAGGTGGTAAAACATTATGAAACATTGATTAATAATTTGCAAAAAGAGATAGAAAAACTTTTGAAACGATTGCCAAAACTGGAAGATGAGGAATTGCAAGAGAATAAAACTCTGCTCAAGAGCATTAATGGAATTGGAGAGAAAACCTCGCTCTTATTGCTGGTTGCAACGAACCATTTCAAGAGTTTTGAACACTCAAAATCGGTAAGTAAATACTTTGGAGTTGCTCCAAGAATGTATCATTCCGGAAACAAAAAAATAACAATCGGCAAATGTCGAACAACCAAAGAATATATCCGAAGTGTCTTATTCATCTGCTCTTGGAGTGCGGTAAAATGCAATCCGCAATGCAAAGCCTTATATGAAAGGATTTTGGAAAAAGGGAAATGTAAAAAATTAGCTTTAATAGCAGTTTGCAACAAACTGCTACGACAAGCCTTTGGAATAATAAAATCTAAAAACAAATATCAACTGGATTTTGCAAAATAA
- a CDS encoding NAD(P)H-dependent oxidoreductase yields MSLVILAHPNFDKSFANKTIIEELQKSDLELEIRNIHELYPDYKINVKAEQEALLRHQTIVFQYPFYWYSMPAILKHWFDEVFEHQFAYGSKGDKLKGKNFVPSFTAGSSESSYRTLGFQHFRVYEFCKNLEQTAYHTQMNYIDPIYCYGTSVAAGYTENEVKNKAKDHANRLIEKLQELNTI; encoded by the coding sequence ATGTCATTAGTTATTTTAGCACACCCAAATTTCGATAAGTCCTTTGCCAACAAAACGATTATCGAAGAATTACAAAAAAGTGATTTGGAATTAGAAATCAGAAATATTCACGAGTTGTATCCCGACTACAAAATCAATGTAAAAGCCGAACAAGAAGCACTATTGCGACATCAGACAATCGTTTTTCAATATCCGTTTTATTGGTATAGTATGCCAGCGATATTGAAACATTGGTTTGACGAAGTATTTGAACATCAATTTGCGTATGGCTCAAAAGGCGACAAGTTGAAAGGTAAAAACTTTGTGCCCAGCTTCACTGCTGGTTCGTCGGAAAGCAGTTATAGAACCTTAGGTTTCCAACATTTTCGCGTGTATGAATTTTGCAAAAATTTAGAACAAACGGCTTACCATACACAGATGAATTACATTGATCCGATTTATTGTTACGGCACATCTGTGGCTGCGGGATATACAGAAAATGAAGTAAAGAATAAAGCGAAAGACCACGCCAATAGGCTAATAGAAAAATTGCAGGAATTAAATACAATTTAA
- a CDS encoding sensor protein KdpD gives MMSQDGSSAEDFLNLIKKSRRGKFKVYIGMSAGVGKTYRMLQEAHALLENGIDVKIGYIETHHRKETHALLDGLPVIPRRKLFYRGKELEELDVQAVLNLRPEVVIVDELAHTNIEGSKNDKRWQDVMEILDSGINVISAVNIQHIESLNDEVKSITGIEVKERIPDSVLSEADEVVNIDLTAEELIDRLKAGKIYDQTKIGAALNNFFKSESILQLRELALKEVASQVTRKVEAEVVIHKAVKKERFLACISSNEKTAKNVIRKTARLANYYHSQWYLLYVQIPSESSDKIALDKQRHLINNFKLATELGAEIIKVESIKVAQAIMQQCEERKITTVCIGKPHLNLWKVILASDTFNTLLNKLSQENIDLVILS, from the coding sequence ATGATGTCTCAAGACGGAAGTTCTGCAGAAGATTTTCTTAACCTGATTAAAAAATCAAGAAGGGGTAAGTTCAAGGTCTATATAGGAATGAGTGCCGGTGTCGGAAAAACATACCGTATGCTTCAGGAGGCTCACGCACTTTTAGAAAATGGAATTGATGTGAAGATAGGGTACATAGAAACCCATCACCGTAAAGAAACCCACGCTCTGCTTGATGGATTACCTGTTATTCCAAGAAGAAAATTATTCTACAGAGGAAAAGAGCTTGAAGAATTGGATGTTCAGGCTGTATTGAACCTGAGACCTGAAGTGGTAATTGTCGATGAATTGGCGCATACCAATATTGAAGGTAGCAAAAATGATAAACGCTGGCAGGATGTTATGGAAATACTTGATTCAGGAATCAACGTCATCAGTGCAGTTAATATTCAGCATATTGAGAGTCTTAATGATGAAGTAAAAAGTATCACTGGTATCGAGGTCAAAGAACGGATTCCCGATTCTGTGCTATCAGAAGCAGACGAGGTGGTTAACATAGATTTGACTGCTGAAGAGCTTATCGATCGTTTGAAAGCTGGGAAAATCTACGACCAGACCAAAATTGGTGCAGCACTGAACAATTTTTTTAAATCTGAAAGTATCTTGCAGTTAAGAGAATTGGCTCTAAAAGAAGTTGCTTCCCAGGTTACCAGAAAAGTTGAAGCAGAAGTAGTAATCCACAAGGCTGTAAAGAAAGAGCGGTTTTTGGCCTGCATCAGTTCTAATGAGAAGACGGCAAAGAATGTCATCCGAAAAACAGCAAGACTCGCCAACTATTATCATAGCCAGTGGTACCTTCTTTATGTACAGATTCCAAGCGAAAGTTCAGACAAAATAGCTTTGGATAAGCAGCGCCATTTAATCAATAATTTTAAATTAGCAACGGAATTAGGCGCAGAAATCATAAAAGTTGAAAGTATCAAAGTGGCTCAGGCGATTATGCAACAGTGTGAGGAAAGAAAAATCACAACAGTTTGTATCGGTAAGCCTCATTTAAACCTTTGGAAGGTCATTCTGGCCAGCGATACGTTTAACACGCTGCTCAATAAATTGTCTCAGGAAAATATAGATCTAGTAATTCTTTCGTAA
- a CDS encoding K(+)-transporting ATPase subunit C — MKQNILPAIRLTLFCAVFFSGFYTLFIFGIAQAAPNNGKGEIIEHNGKKFYANVGQKFDKDEYFWSRPSAVDYNAAGAGGSNKGPSNPDYLKEVEGRIENFMKHNPTVKKSDIPSDIVTASGAGLDPNISVQAAKVQAQRIADIRKVDIRKVNSLIENNIESPFLGMFGTEKINVLKLNITLDGLK; from the coding sequence ATGAAACAAAATATATTACCAGCCATCAGATTAACATTATTCTGTGCTGTATTTTTTTCAGGATTCTACACGCTTTTCATTTTCGGAATTGCACAAGCTGCTCCCAATAATGGAAAAGGAGAAATCATCGAACACAACGGTAAGAAATTCTACGCCAATGTTGGACAAAAATTTGACAAGGACGAATATTTCTGGTCACGTCCTTCAGCTGTAGATTATAATGCAGCAGGAGCGGGAGGCAGCAACAAAGGACCTTCAAATCCTGATTACCTGAAAGAAGTTGAAGGAAGAATAGAGAACTTTATGAAGCACAATCCGACAGTTAAAAAATCGGATATTCCTTCAGATATTGTAACAGCGAGTGGAGCTGGCCTCGACCCGAATATATCTGTTCAAGCGGCTAAAGTTCAGGCTCAAAGAATTGCTGACATCAGAAAGGTTGACATCCGCAAAGTCAATTCACTGATTGAAAACAATATCGAATCTCCTTTTCTTGGAATGTTCGGAACTGAAAAAATCAATGTTTTAAAACTTAATATCACATTAGACGGTTTGAAGTAA